The nucleotide window AACGGGCAGTGTGGAAAGGGAAAACCCATTTTACCACTCAGGCCCCAAGTTGGCACACATTCCCAACATCAGCTGTTCCTGCTTGTACCACTTGACATTTCTTCTCAATGAAACccaaggaaaaacaacaacaaagagaaatGGCGGTAATAAATCTGATAAGCTTCAGTGAAGATCTTAATAAGTAACTTGAAGTGAACACCTCACTTGAGCTGTTATCACAGTACTTGGTCAATGTAGGTTTGCTTCTTTTTGCTTGGTCCTTCAGAACTTCAAGGCATTTACTTACTGAAGAAGAGACTTCCTTATTAAACTTTATTAAACTTAATCTGTTTGTGTTCTGtcttcataaataaatacattttcatagCAGCAAGTCAATATCCGTCATTGTGAAgtacgctttcaaagaaattggaCACTCCATCATGAATTATTTGCTTTCCAAGTAATTCATTTTGCCAACAATAAGTAAAGTTCACAGCTCTCTATTAAAATTCGAGCCACTCTGTCATATAAATACAATTAGATGGTGAAATCTCACCCCCTTCATGGCAGTCATCAAAAACCTTAAAAAGAAACATAGAAAGTTTACACTCAagttgaagttttaaaatataaattcacCATTCATTTAAAGCAGTAGTaaaacaagaaggaaggaaggaaggaaggaaggaaagaaagaaagaaagaaagaaaaagaaaatactttttgaAAGGGATTAGGACTATATTGAAGAACACTCTGAAACAATGCCTACTTTGTGATCACGGTTAactgtaagcttttttttttatttttgttttgttttttgttgttgtagtagtagtttgtttttttggggttgtttttgttttttgagacagggtctcactatataatcCTGACTGTCATGAataggcaggcctcaaactcagagatctgcctgcctctgcctcccaagtgctgggactaaaggtgagcGCCACCTTCCTGGCTTGGAGGCCTATTACCACAGCATAAAGGTGAACCCACTCACCTGCCCGCCGGGTAAAAGGCTATCAGCAGGTGCACAGGAGTGAAGGAAGCGAGTCCTAAGTTTATGGACAACTTAATTTTTACTTAATTGAAGATGTTTTGCATTTAACTATCTTCAAGGGGTGCTAAGTAGAATTACCAGGATGTTGTCTTTTGTCTAGGAATTGAAACTGGGTCACAAAGAGCTTATGTGGTACATGGGGCTATCAAAATAAGTATTTATGGCAGAGTATTGATGTCACAGAgacaaaaaggtttttttttgctCTCTGTGGTCTCAGAATGTCCAGCAGTGCTTATAAACCACCTAGGAATGGATGAACAAAAATGCTAAGGCACACTGGAAAAAACATTATCCCTGTATTTATTCTAAGCAACAGTCTCTGCTTAAATTTAAGTTTCTTCTttttcgggggtgggggggtggataCCAGGGATAAAATCTGGAGATGAGAGGCCTTGTGTATCCTAAGcatgtgctctgccactgagctacacccagcCCTAAGTCCCCTAAGTGTTTAGAGAAAATAACAGCACTAGCTCCAAGGACACAGGAAGGATTAGAATGCTTGGTTCTTCGTAGCTTCTCAGCaaatctcttttccttccttacaCAGAAGAATGGTTAGTCTGGGTGAAAATGTATCCATTTCAGGGCCAAGAACAGAAGGGCATGTCCCTAGGCTAAATGTTCCAGGAAAGAATGCAAGGCCTGTTCATTAGCCATCTGTCCATCAGGAGTCTGTGGGGTTGAATAGCTCATGTGACATAAGTGGAAGGCCTAGTGTGCCTGTGTTTATGTGGCATTTGCACACGATGCTGAGTACAAAGTGAAGCAGTGTTCACTTACGGGGCAGAGGCCGCAGGGTGCCCGGACCAAGCCTGTAGGAGGAAGGATTGGGTTGACCGCCCTGTACAGTTTCATGTGTCCATCTACACTGCCAACAGTGCCTTCCTTCGCAGCAATGATCGTCATCTCAACTTTCCCGTCATAGATGAGTGTGTTCAAGATGGTTTCAATGTCCTCCATGGACAGCTCTACCTAGAAATGCATATGTTAGAAAGCATGCAAAAAGGACAAGAATAGCGGGACGTCTTGTCAGCAAAAGGTCACAGttgctcagggaagcagagaagcCATGTTCAAGGGAAGAGTAAAGGCCTAAGTAGGGTGAGTAACAGTCCATATTAGcactgttaggattttggaatcaaacctgcttctgggttgcctagcaacttatgatgtcatcatgtgattaccttgccccttaaaaggaACACCCGacgtggtccctctcttggtctctcctGTTCCTGGCCTGttggccttctcccctttctctatcggggtgccccatctctcttcccctctctttccctccctctctctttcccccatcatgtcctggtctccctgctctcccttctctctccccatctccaccTAATCAACCTCTTCATATAAAACCTGTTGTGGCCACCATGATTTAGCCCGTTCCCATCAAGCACAAGCCACTGGAGCGCTAAGGACAGGGCTCTAACCATGCTGAGCCTCACACCGACCGATAGGACAGAGCTCTAACCATGCTGAGCCTCACACCGACCGATAGGACAGAGCTCTAACCATGCTGAGCCTCACACCGGCCGATGGGCCATCATTCTTAAACAAGACACCAAAATCTAACCATGCTGAGCCTCACACCGGCCGATGGGCCATCATTCTTAAACAAGACACCAAAATCTAACCATGCTGAGCCTCACACCGACCGATGGGCCATCATTCTTAAACAAGACACCAAAATCTAACCATGCTGAGCCTCACACCGACCGATGGGCCATCATTCTTAAACAAGACACCAAAATCTAACCATGCTGAGCCTCACACCGGCCGATGGGCCATCATTCTTAAACAAGACACCAAAATCTAACCATGCTGAGCCTCACACCGGCCGATGGGCCATCATTCTTAAACAAGACACCAAAATCTAACCATGCTGAGCCTCACACCGACCGATGGGCCATCATTCTTAAACAAGACACCAAAATCTAACCATGCTGAGCCTCACACCGGCCGATGGGCCATCATTCTTAAACAAGACACCTAAAATCTAACCATGCTGAGCCTCACACCGGCCGATGGGCCATCATTCTTAAACAAGACACCTAAAATCTAACCATGCTGAGCCTCACACCGACTGATGGGCCATCATTCTTAAACAAGACACCAAAAATCTAACCATGCTGAGCCTCACACCGGCCGATGGGCCATCATTCTTAAACAAGACACCTAAAATCTAACCATGCTGAGCCTCACACTGACTGATAGGGCCAtcattcttaaaacaaaacaaaacacctaaaaaTCTTATGACACAACATTTCTTTGTCAACCAAAAACCACATAGAAGAAATCTCCCTCCCTAAGAACTTgatgtcaatttttaaaatgtctttacaCAAAACTTGAGACATGAAATAATTCTAGTTCctagttttaatttgttttgtttcttttggttttggctttttgagatagagtttctctatgtagccctggctgtcctggactttctttgtagactagtttggccttgaactcacagagatccaactgccttgcctccagtgtgctgggactaaaggcgtgtgctaccatgcctggcttagttCCTAGATTTCTTTAATCAATGAGAAATCTGAGAGCCAGGAAGTGAAAATGACTCATCCAAATGCCATTTTGGCCTCTTTGCTGATTATGAAAAGCCCCAGTGTCCTTATATAAAGCTCTTCAAAGGGATGCTTATGATACCACTTACATTTCATTAAGTAAGAATCAACAAATACACTAATACTGTAACAAACTCAACTGTCAATCAAGTACTAGAACATTTTAATTTTGGGTGAACAGCACTGCCAGGACTGAGCTCAACAACAGTTCAGCCACAGTGAGACCATAATGAAGACCTTGGCCTACTTTAGGACAGTGCTTATCCAAACTGGGTTTGGTAGAATGTGTACCTGAAAGGGGGCTCGGTCAAACACACTACAAGCTACAGCCTTGGGAGGAAGATGACACCCCCTAACACAGAGGAAAGACAAGTTCTGACCTTACTGATGCCCAGCTCACAGATGTACTTCCACACTTCATGTGATGATGCAAATGAGCTGTTTCTTTGTATCATGGGATTCTGTTTACTTTCTCTTGCTGTTTCTGCCTGTAGGATTAGAACAACAGACTCACCAAGAATGCATGCTAGTGCTTTCTGAAGTTAATGCATGTTATATGCCACACCAACAGCAGCATATAGTGTTGAGTAAAAATTTCCAATTTtaggatttttaattttataaagtatGATATACAAGAGTAACTCTTTCATGAAGCTGCTTTTTAAAAGGCCTGTGATGTTTCCTTAATGACCTCACCTTGGTTTGCAGGAATTTGAAACACTGCTGGTTAAGCACCTCAACAAATTCAGATTCAAAATCCTGGTCACTGTACCAGGCTCCACCAGTCACAGAGCGGTCTGGCTGCAGGTTATAGAGCATATAAACCTTCTTTTTGGAGGCCTAGAAAAGAATAAACATAGATCATTTCTTTATAATCTTTTCAATAAACTAAGCCTGAAAACTAAACTTTATATTTTAGTTCAAAGTCCAGAACTACTGCAAAGATAGCAGAGACTTACGGAACTTGGGACTGTCCTCTAAAGTGAGAGCCATCTTTGTGGGGATGGGATGACAGTGCCTCTAACTGGAATCAGAACTATACTGTAGCCAGCACTGCCATGGCCCGCTGTGGATAGGAGCCTCACAGAAAGGGAAAGAACACTGGTTCAGAAACGGTGCAATGCTTAAGCACATTTTCCTTTGTCTTTACTTTTACAGACACCATTCATTTCTATAAGTACTTATATCACACATtcacttattttaatttaaagaaaatatgtacTTAATGTGTGGGTATTTGTGTATGTTTGGGCCTATTACCCAGAGAGGtgagaagagggtatcagatcccctagaactggattGGAGATgactgtaagccaccatgtaagtgctgggaatcgaacctggatcacctggaagagcagc belongs to Meriones unguiculatus strain TT.TT164.6M chromosome 4, Bangor_MerUng_6.1, whole genome shotgun sequence and includes:
- the Polr3f gene encoding DNA-directed RNA polymerase III subunit RPC6 isoform X2, yielding MAEVKVKVQPPDADPVEIENRIIELCHQFPHGITDQVIQNEMPHIEAQQRAVAINRLLSMGQLDLLRSNTGLLYRIKDSQNAGKMKGSDNQEKLVYQIIEDAGNKGIWSRDIRYKSNLPLTEINKILKNLESKKLIKAVKSVAASKKKVYMLYNLQPDRSVTGGAWYSDQDFESEFVEVLNQQCFKFLQTKAETARESKQNPMIQRNSSFASSHEVWKYICELGISKVELSMEDIETILNTLIYDGKVEMTIIAAKEGTVGSVDGHMKLYRAVNPILPPTGLVRAPCGLCPVFDDCHEGGEISPSNCIYMTEWLEF
- the Polr3f gene encoding DNA-directed RNA polymerase III subunit RPC6 isoform X1, translated to MAEVKVKVQPPDADPVEIENRIIELCHQFPHGITDQVIQNEMPHIEAQQRAVAINRLLSMGQLDLLRSNTGLLYRIKDSQNAGSVSFFLSKMKGSDNQEKLVYQIIEDAGNKGIWSRDIRYKSNLPLTEINKILKNLESKKLIKAVKSVAASKKKVYMLYNLQPDRSVTGGAWYSDQDFESEFVEVLNQQCFKFLQTKAETARESKQNPMIQRNSSFASSHEVWKYICELGISKVELSMEDIETILNTLIYDGKVEMTIIAAKEGTVGSVDGHMKLYRAVNPILPPTGLVRAPCGLCPVFDDCHEGGEISPSNCIYMTEWLEF